The uncultured Bacteroides sp. genome has a segment encoding these proteins:
- the gltB gene encoding glutamate synthase large subunit, which translates to MKKQELFNNEQAAIPYQQQPNKLGLYDAANEHDACGVGMLVNIHGGKSHDIVESALKVLENMQHRGAEGADNKTGDGAGIMMQIPHEFILLQGIPVPEKGKYGTGLLFLPKDLKDQTSLLAIVSEEIEKEGLKLMHLRDVPTNSEILGKDALATEPEVKQIFITGFTDIETAEKKLYIIRKRIENKVNSSSIESKKEFYIVSLSSKSIIYKGMLSSSQLRHYFPDLTNNYFTSGIALVHSRFSTNTFPTWSLAQPFRLLAHNGEINTIRGNRGWMEARESVLNSPVLGDLKDIRPIVQKGMSDSASLDNVLEFLVMSGMSLPHAMAMLVPESFNEKNPISEDLKAFYEYHSILMEPWDGPAALLFSDGRYAGGMLDRNGLRPARYLITKNNMMVVASEVGVMDFNPNEIKEKGRLQPGKILLVDTEKGEIYYDGELKKQLAEARPYRTWLANNRIELNELKTGRKVSHKVDNYERMLHNFGYSKEDIEKLIIPMSTTGAEPLSSMGNDTPLAVLSTKPQLLYNYFRQQFAQVTNPPIDPLREELVMSLSEYIGAVGMNILTPNEEHCKMVKLDYPILSNAQLDILCNIRYKGFNTVKLPILFEVSKGKVGLEEALAKICKQAEQSVIDGVNYIVLSDKGIDATHAAIPALLAVSAVHHHLISVQKRVQTALIVESGEIREVMHAALLLGFGASAINPYMAFAILDQLVGKQEIQLDYATAEKNYIKSICKGLLKIISKMGISTIRSYRGAKIFEAVGLSEELSEAYFGGINSTIGGIRLDEIAADAIKFHAEGFETNDIDILNNKGIYSYRKGGEQHAWNPETISTLQLATRLGSYKKFKEFTQMVDEKEAPIFLRDFLGFKRNPISIDQVEPASEIMKRFVTGAMSFGSISREAHETMALAMNKIGGKSNTGEGGEDAARFKPLENGLSMRSAIKQVASGRFGVTAEYLVNADELQIKVAQGAKPGEGGQLPGYKVDEVIAKTRHSIKGISLISPPPHHDIYSIEDLAQLIFDLKNINPNARISVKLVAETGVGTIAAGVAKAKADHIVISGAEGGTGASPSSSIRYAGISPELGLSETQQTLVINGLRGQVVLQVDGQLKTGRDIILMAMLGAEEYGFATSALIVLGCVMMRKCHMNTCPVGVATQDPELRKRFHGRHEYLVNFFTFLAEEVREHLAELGFTKLDDIVGRTDLIERKHITTNGKYELIDLSKLTYMPAKATETAIHHVGKQKHQLDEVKDNTIIAQAAEAIEHEKEVSLEYTIGNTDRSVGAMLSGVIAKKYGAAGLPEHTLNIKFKGSAGQSFGAFLTNGVDFKLEGEANDYLGKGLSGGRISVLPPLRSTFVAEDNTIAGNTLLYGATSGEVYINGRVGERFAVRNSGATAVVEGVGDHCCEYMTGGRVVVLGNTGRNFAAGMSGGVAYVWNKDGNFDYFCNMEMVELSLIEEASYRKELHELIRNHYFYTGSKLAKTMLDSWDKYADQFIQIVPIEYKKVLQEEQMEKLQQKIANVQRDY; encoded by the coding sequence ATGAAGAAACAAGAACTTTTTAACAACGAACAAGCAGCAATCCCTTACCAGCAGCAACCCAATAAGCTAGGTTTATATGACGCTGCAAATGAGCATGACGCATGTGGAGTAGGAATGTTAGTCAACATCCACGGAGGTAAATCACATGATATTGTTGAGTCTGCGCTGAAAGTATTAGAAAACATGCAGCACAGAGGTGCAGAAGGTGCAGATAATAAAACCGGAGACGGTGCAGGTATCATGATGCAGATTCCTCATGAGTTTATATTACTTCAAGGTATTCCTGTACCAGAAAAAGGAAAATATGGAACAGGATTGTTATTTCTTCCAAAGGATTTAAAAGACCAAACATCTCTTTTAGCTATCGTTTCAGAAGAAATTGAAAAAGAAGGACTTAAGTTAATGCATTTACGAGATGTTCCTACCAATTCGGAAATTTTAGGAAAAGATGCCCTTGCCACAGAACCAGAGGTTAAGCAAATTTTCATCACCGGATTTACGGATATTGAAACTGCAGAAAAAAAGCTATATATAATAAGGAAGAGAATAGAGAACAAAGTAAACTCATCTTCAATAGAATCTAAAAAAGAGTTCTATATTGTTTCTTTATCAAGCAAAAGCATTATTTACAAGGGAATGTTGTCATCATCACAATTGAGACATTATTTCCCTGACTTAACAAATAATTATTTCACCAGCGGTATAGCATTAGTACACTCTCGTTTTAGTACTAACACCTTCCCTACATGGTCACTGGCTCAACCATTCCGCTTATTGGCACATAATGGTGAGATTAATACTATTCGTGGTAACCGTGGATGGATGGAAGCAAGAGAAAGCGTACTTAACTCTCCTGTTCTTGGAGATTTAAAAGACATTCGTCCTATCGTACAGAAAGGTATGAGTGATAGTGCGTCATTGGATAATGTTCTGGAATTCTTAGTAATGTCGGGTATGAGCTTACCTCATGCAATGGCAATGCTGGTTCCTGAAAGTTTCAATGAGAAGAACCCTATCTCAGAAGATTTGAAAGCATTCTATGAATATCATTCTATTTTGATGGAACCATGGGATGGCCCTGCTGCTTTATTATTTTCTGACGGAAGATATGCCGGAGGTATGCTCGACAGAAATGGTCTGCGTCCTGCTCGCTATCTGATTACCAAGAACAACATGATGGTAGTTGCTTCTGAAGTTGGTGTAATGGACTTCAATCCTAACGAAATAAAGGAAAAAGGACGTTTACAACCTGGAAAGATATTATTAGTTGATACAGAGAAAGGCGAAATCTACTACGATGGTGAATTAAAGAAACAACTTGCAGAAGCCAGACCTTATCGTACATGGTTAGCAAACAATCGTATCGAACTAAATGAATTAAAGACCGGACGAAAGGTTTCTCATAAGGTTGACAATTATGAGCGTATGCTTCATAACTTTGGTTATTCTAAGGAGGATATAGAAAAGCTGATCATTCCTATGAGTACTACTGGAGCTGAACCATTATCATCTATGGGTAATGACACTCCGCTTGCTGTTCTTTCTACAAAACCTCAGCTTTTATATAACTATTTCCGCCAACAGTTTGCTCAGGTAACCAATCCTCCGATTGACCCTTTACGTGAGGAATTAGTTATGTCGCTATCAGAATATATTGGTGCGGTAGGTATGAATATACTTACTCCAAATGAAGAGCACTGTAAAATGGTGAAACTGGATTATCCAATCTTAAGCAATGCACAATTGGATATTCTGTGTAACATTAGATATAAAGGATTCAATACTGTAAAACTTCCAATCTTATTTGAAGTAAGTAAAGGAAAAGTAGGACTAGAAGAAGCTTTAGCAAAAATTTGCAAACAAGCAGAACAGTCCGTTATAGATGGTGTAAACTACATTGTACTTTCTGACAAAGGTATAGATGCTACTCATGCAGCCATACCAGCTCTTCTTGCTGTTAGTGCAGTTCACCATCACCTTATTTCTGTGCAAAAGCGCGTACAAACTGCTTTGATTGTAGAAAGTGGTGAAATTCGTGAAGTAATGCATGCTGCCTTATTATTAGGTTTTGGAGCAAGTGCTATCAACCCATACATGGCATTCGCCATCCTTGATCAATTGGTTGGTAAGCAAGAGATTCAGCTTGATTATGCAACTGCAGAAAAGAACTACATTAAATCTATCTGCAAAGGACTTTTAAAAATTATATCCAAGATGGGAATCAGCACCATCCGTAGTTACCGTGGTGCTAAAATATTTGAAGCTGTTGGTTTAAGTGAAGAACTAAGCGAAGCATACTTTGGAGGTATCAATTCAACCATTGGTGGTATTCGTTTGGATGAGATTGCTGCTGACGCAATAAAATTTCACGCAGAAGGTTTTGAAACAAATGACATAGATATACTTAATAACAAAGGTATTTATAGTTATCGTAAAGGTGGAGAACAACATGCCTGGAATCCTGAGACTATTTCTACTCTGCAACTAGCTACACGACTGGGTAGTTACAAAAAGTTTAAAGAGTTTACTCAAATGGTCGATGAAAAAGAGGCTCCAATATTCTTAAGAGATTTCTTAGGTTTCAAGAGGAATCCTATTTCAATAGATCAGGTTGAGCCTGCTTCTGAAATCATGAAGCGCTTCGTAACCGGAGCAATGTCATTTGGTTCTATCAGCCGCGAAGCTCATGAAACAATGGCACTTGCAATGAATAAAATTGGCGGAAAGAGTAATACCGGTGAAGGTGGAGAAGACGCAGCCCGTTTCAAACCTTTGGAAAACGGATTATCCATGCGTTCGGCCATCAAGCAGGTTGCTTCCGGACGTTTCGGTGTAACTGCTGAATATCTGGTAAATGCTGACGAGCTACAAATTAAGGTTGCTCAGGGAGCAAAACCAGGAGAAGGTGGTCAGTTGCCAGGATACAAGGTTGATGAGGTTATTGCTAAAACTCGTCACTCAATAAAAGGTATCTCGTTGATCTCTCCCCCACCTCATCACGATATTTATTCTATCGAAGATTTGGCACAGCTTATTTTCGACTTAAAGAATATCAATCCTAACGCACGTATCAGTGTTAAGCTTGTTGCCGAAACTGGTGTAGGAACAATTGCTGCCGGTGTAGCTAAAGCTAAAGCAGATCATATTGTTATCTCGGGTGCTGAAGGTGGTACAGGAGCTAGTCCATCTAGTTCTATCAGATATGCTGGTATTTCTCCTGAGCTTGGATTATCTGAGACTCAGCAGACATTAGTTATTAACGGACTACGCGGACAGGTTGTTCTACAAGTAGACGGTCAGCTAAAAACAGGACGTGATATTATTCTTATGGCCATGTTAGGAGCAGAAGAATATGGTTTTGCCACTTCTGCCTTAATCGTATTAGGTTGTGTGATGATGCGTAAATGTCACATGAATACTTGTCCGGTAGGTGTTGCAACTCAGGATCCTGAGCTTCGCAAAAGATTCCACGGTCGCCACGAATATTTAGTTAACTTCTTTACATTCCTTGCTGAAGAGGTTCGTGAGCATCTTGCTGAACTGGGATTCACTAAATTAGATGATATTGTGGGACGTACAGACTTGATTGAACGCAAGCATATCACAACTAACGGAAAATATGAATTAATAGATCTTTCTAAACTTACTTACATGCCTGCAAAAGCTACTGAAACAGCTATTCATCATGTAGGCAAGCAAAAGCATCAGCTTGATGAAGTGAAAGATAATACAATTATAGCTCAGGCAGCTGAAGCTATTGAACACGAGAAAGAAGTTTCTTTGGAATATACTATTGGAAATACAGACCGAAGTGTTGGTGCAATGCTTAGCGGTGTGATTGCTAAGAAGTATGGCGCAGCCGGACTTCCTGAGCACACTTTAAATATTAAATTCAAAGGATCTGCAGGACAAAGCTTTGGTGCATTCTTAACAAATGGCGTAGACTTCAAACTTGAGGGTGAAGCCAATGACTATTTAGGTAAAGGTCTTTCAGGTGGTCGCATTAGCGTGCTTCCCCCATTGCGTTCTACATTCGTTGCAGAAGATAATACGATTGCTGGTAATACTCTTCTTTATGGAGCTACAAGCGGAGAAGTATATATCAACGGACGTGTAGGTGAGCGTTTTGCAGTACGTAATTCAGGTGCCACAGCTGTTGTTGAAGGCGTTGGAGATCACTGCTGCGAATATATGACCGGTGGACGTGTCGTTGTTTTAGGAAATACTGGACGTAACTTTGCTGCCGGAATGAGCGGTGGAGTTGCTTATGTCTGGAACAAGGATGGTAATTTTGATTATTTCTGTAACATGGAAATGGTAGAATTGTCACTAATAGAGGAAGCAAGCTACCGTAAAGAGTTACACGAATTGATTCGCAATCATTACTTCTACACAGGTAGTAAACTTGCTAAAACAATGTTAGACTCATGGGATAAGTATGCTGACCAGTTTATTCAGATTGTTCCTATTGAATACAAAAAAGTACTTCAGGAAGAACAAATGGAAAAACTTCAGCAAAAAATTGCCAACGTGCAAAGAGATTATTAA